A genomic stretch from Coturnix japonica isolate 7356 unplaced genomic scaffold, Coturnix japonica 2.1 chrUnrandom339, whole genome shotgun sequence includes:
- the ITGB7 gene encoding integrin beta-7 isoform X2: MGRGGLLLLLLLLMMMMMRAAPRGAEGSCRPQASCEECISSHPRCAWCEEPEFPGGAQMETSRCAPREALERAGCPPGAIVDPHGSLRVLRDTERGDGGGQLRPHSVEMELRAGEELSFAVRFRRARAVPVDLYFLLDLSYSMRDDLQLLQRLGTELLHALHNASSAARIGFGSFVDKPLLPFSAVTPQRSPCPAAEPCAPPAAFRHLLPLTNDSAEFQRRVRSQRVSANMDAPEGGFDAIVQVAVCQEHIGWRPVRRLLLFASDDTFHTAGDGRLGGIARPCDGRCHLDVHGEYSSSHLYELSRLIPGAVVGELREDSSNVVQLITDAYESLTSTVELRHSALPPGLSLSIQPHCGDPHGPPQPHSARCTGVGINQEVTFTVRVRADKCLGPPQRVGLRVVGVPEELTLLLNAPCSCPCAQRREGAALCRGGDLECGVCRCPNGRRGRRCECEGPEEAGGGCRPQNSTAPPCSGRGRCVCGSCLCPPGLSGRYCQCEEGACERHDGLPCGGEQRGQCVCGRCRCRPGFGGRGCGCPMARDGCVRDGTECSGNGRCECGRCRCQSGFVGALCERCPNCAGRCERMRDCADCAAFGRGNCSQACNGTALRVLPPPAPHGAALCRELSPDGRVLVFMVGSGDGGEDEEGADTVITVWAEEAPLRQSSLLVAVVAAAAAAGLLLVAAWGRVSVELHDRREFRRFERERLRATWDQDNPLFRSATTTTVNPNYLGADSAAGSLQ, from the exons ATGGGCCGGGGggggctcctgctgctgctcctgctgctgatgatgatgatgatgcgGGCGGCTCCGAGGGGGGCAGAAG GGTCGTGCCGCCCGCAGGCGTCCTGCGAGGAGTGCATCAGCTCCCACCCGCGGTGCGCGTGGTGCGAGGAGCCG GAATTCCCAGGGGGGGCACAGATGGAGACGTCGCGCTGTGCCCCACGGGAAGCCCTGGAGCGCGCCGGGTGCCCCCCCGGAGCCATCGTGGATCCCCATGGGAGTCTGCGGGTCCTGAGGGACACAGAGAGGGGGGACGGCGGGGGGCAGCTGAGGCCCCATAGTGTGGAGATGGAGCTGAGGGCTG GTGAGGAGCTGAGCTTTGCTGTGCGGTTCCGGCGGGCGCGGGCGGTACCGGTGGACCTTTACTTCCTGCTGGACCTGTCCTACTCCATGCGCGAtgacctgcagctgctgcagcgcCTGGGCACCGAGCTGCTGCACGCCCTGCACAACGCGTCCAGCGCCGCGCGCATCG GCTTCGGCTCCTTCGTGGACAAACCCCTGCTGCCCTTCTCAGCCGTGACCCCCCAGCGCAGCCCCTGTCCCGCTGCGGAGCCCTGCGCCCCCCCCGCTGCTTTCCGCCACCTGCTGCCCCTCACCAACGACAGCGCCGAGTTCCAGCGCCGCGTGCGCAGCCAGCGCGTCTCAGCCAACATGGATGCGCCCGAGGGCGGCTTCGATGCCATTGTGCAGGTGGCGGTGTGCCAG GAGCACATCGGGTGGCGCCCCGTGAGGCGGCTGCTTCTCTTTGCGTCAGACGACACGTTCCACACTGCGGGGGACGGGCGCCTGGGGGGCATCGCGCGACCCTGTGACGGCCGCTGCCACCTGGACGTGCACGGCGAGTacagcagcagccacctctAT GAGTTGAGCCGCCTCATCCCTGGAGCTGTAGTGGGGGAACTGCGGGAGGACTCCAGCAACGTGGTGCAGCTCATCACTGACGCCTACGAG AGCCTGACCTCCACGGTGGAACTGCGGCACTCAGCGCTGCCCCCCGGGCTCAGCCTCAGCATCCAGCCCCACTGCGGCGACCCCCACggccccccacagccccacagcgcCCGCTGCACCGGAGTGGGCATCAATCAGGAG GTAACCTTCACAGTGCGGGTGAGGGCAGACAAGTGCCTGGGCCCCCCCCAGCGCGTGGGGCTGCGGGTGGTGGGGGTCCCCGAGGAGCTGACCCTGCTGCTGAACGCCCCCTGCTCCTGTCCCTGCGCCCAGCGGCGGGAGGGGGCCGCCCTCTGCAGGGGAGGGGACCTGGAGTGTGGCGTCTgcag GTGCCCCAACGGCCGCCGTGGTCGCCGCTGTGAGTGCGAAGGGCCGGAGGAGGCGGGGGGGGGCTGCCGGCCCCAGAACAGCACGGCCCCCCCCTGCAGCGGGAGGGGGCGCTGCGTCTGTGGCTCCTGTCTGTGCCCCCCCGGGCTGAGCGGCCGCTACTGCCAGTGCGAGGAGGGGGCGTGCGAGCGGCACGACGGGCTGCCGTGCGGAG GAGAGCAGCGGGGTCAGTGCGTGTGCGGGCGCTGCCGGTGCCGGCCCGGGTTCGGCGGCCGCGGCTGCGGGTGTCCCATGGCGCGGGACGGCTGCGTGCGGGACGGCACCGAGTGCAGCGGGAACGGACGGTGCGAGTGCGGGCGCTGCCGCTGCCAGAGCGGGTTCGTCGGGGCGTTGTGCGAGCGATGCCCGAACTGCGCCGGGCGGTGCGAGAGGATGCG AGACTGCGCGGACTGCGCCGCGTTCGGGCGGGGGAACTGCAGCCAGGCGTGTAACGGGACGGCGCTGCGGGTGCTGCCCCCGCCCGCGCCCCACGGAGCCGCGCTGTGCCGGGAGCTGAGCCCCGACGGCCGCGTCCTCGTGTTCATGGTGGGGAGCGGGGACGGCGGTGAGGACGAGGAGGGGGCGGACACCGTCATCACCGTGTGGGCTGAGGAGg CTCCATTGCGGCAGTCCTCGCTGCTGGTGGCGgtggtggcggcggcggcggccgcggggctgctgctggtggccgCGTGGGGCCGCGTCTCCGTGGAACTCCACGACCGCCGCGAGTTCCGGCGCTTCGAACGGGAGCGGCTCCGCGCCACGTGGGATCAG gaCAACCCTTTGTTCAGGAGCGCGACCACCACCACCGTCAACCCCAACTACCTCGGGGCTGACAGTGCAGCCGGGAGCCTGCAGTGA
- the ITGB7 gene encoding integrin beta-7 isoform X4, translating into MGRGGLLLLLLLLMMMMMRAAPRGAEGSCRPQASCEECISSHPRCAWCEEPEFPGGAQMETSRCAPREALERAGCPPGAIVDPHGSLRVLRDTERGDGGGQLRPHSVEMELRAGEELSFAVRFRRARAVPVDLYFLLDLSYSMRDDLQLLQRLGTELLHALHNASSAARIGFGSFVDKPLLPFSAVTPQRSPCPAAEPCAPPAAFRHLLPLTNDSAEFQRRVRSQRVSANMDAPEGGFDAIVQVAVCQEHIGWRPVRRLLLFASDDTFHTAGDGRLGGIARPCDGRCHLDVHGEYSSSHLYELSRLIPGAVVGELREDSSNVVQLITDAYEVTFTVRVRADKCLGPPQRVGLRVVGVPEELTLLLNAPCSCPCAQRREGAALCRGGDLECGVCRCPNGRRGRRCECEGPEEAGGGCRPQNSTAPPCSGRGRCVCGSCLCPPGLSGRYCQCEEGACERHDGLPCGGEQRGQCVCGRCRCRPGFGGRGCGCPMARDGCVRDGTECSGNGRCECGRCRCQSGFVGALCERCPNCAGRCERMRDCADCAAFGRGNCSQACNGTALRVLPPPAPHGAALCRELSPDGRVLVFMVGSGDGGEDEEGADTVITVWAEEAPLRQSSLLVAVVAAAAAAGLLLVAAWGRVSVELHDRREFRRFERERLRATWDQDNPLFRSATTTTVNPNYLGADSAAGSLQ; encoded by the exons ATGGGCCGGGGggggctcctgctgctgctcctgctgctgatgatgatgatgatgcgGGCGGCTCCGAGGGGGGCAGAAG GGTCGTGCCGCCCGCAGGCGTCCTGCGAGGAGTGCATCAGCTCCCACCCGCGGTGCGCGTGGTGCGAGGAGCCG GAATTCCCAGGGGGGGCACAGATGGAGACGTCGCGCTGTGCCCCACGGGAAGCCCTGGAGCGCGCCGGGTGCCCCCCCGGAGCCATCGTGGATCCCCATGGGAGTCTGCGGGTCCTGAGGGACACAGAGAGGGGGGACGGCGGGGGGCAGCTGAGGCCCCATAGTGTGGAGATGGAGCTGAGGGCTG GTGAGGAGCTGAGCTTTGCTGTGCGGTTCCGGCGGGCGCGGGCGGTACCGGTGGACCTTTACTTCCTGCTGGACCTGTCCTACTCCATGCGCGAtgacctgcagctgctgcagcgcCTGGGCACCGAGCTGCTGCACGCCCTGCACAACGCGTCCAGCGCCGCGCGCATCG GCTTCGGCTCCTTCGTGGACAAACCCCTGCTGCCCTTCTCAGCCGTGACCCCCCAGCGCAGCCCCTGTCCCGCTGCGGAGCCCTGCGCCCCCCCCGCTGCTTTCCGCCACCTGCTGCCCCTCACCAACGACAGCGCCGAGTTCCAGCGCCGCGTGCGCAGCCAGCGCGTCTCAGCCAACATGGATGCGCCCGAGGGCGGCTTCGATGCCATTGTGCAGGTGGCGGTGTGCCAG GAGCACATCGGGTGGCGCCCCGTGAGGCGGCTGCTTCTCTTTGCGTCAGACGACACGTTCCACACTGCGGGGGACGGGCGCCTGGGGGGCATCGCGCGACCCTGTGACGGCCGCTGCCACCTGGACGTGCACGGCGAGTacagcagcagccacctctAT GAGTTGAGCCGCCTCATCCCTGGAGCTGTAGTGGGGGAACTGCGGGAGGACTCCAGCAACGTGGTGCAGCTCATCACTGACGCCTACGAG GTAACCTTCACAGTGCGGGTGAGGGCAGACAAGTGCCTGGGCCCCCCCCAGCGCGTGGGGCTGCGGGTGGTGGGGGTCCCCGAGGAGCTGACCCTGCTGCTGAACGCCCCCTGCTCCTGTCCCTGCGCCCAGCGGCGGGAGGGGGCCGCCCTCTGCAGGGGAGGGGACCTGGAGTGTGGCGTCTgcag GTGCCCCAACGGCCGCCGTGGTCGCCGCTGTGAGTGCGAAGGGCCGGAGGAGGCGGGGGGGGGCTGCCGGCCCCAGAACAGCACGGCCCCCCCCTGCAGCGGGAGGGGGCGCTGCGTCTGTGGCTCCTGTCTGTGCCCCCCCGGGCTGAGCGGCCGCTACTGCCAGTGCGAGGAGGGGGCGTGCGAGCGGCACGACGGGCTGCCGTGCGGAG GAGAGCAGCGGGGTCAGTGCGTGTGCGGGCGCTGCCGGTGCCGGCCCGGGTTCGGCGGCCGCGGCTGCGGGTGTCCCATGGCGCGGGACGGCTGCGTGCGGGACGGCACCGAGTGCAGCGGGAACGGACGGTGCGAGTGCGGGCGCTGCCGCTGCCAGAGCGGGTTCGTCGGGGCGTTGTGCGAGCGATGCCCGAACTGCGCCGGGCGGTGCGAGAGGATGCG AGACTGCGCGGACTGCGCCGCGTTCGGGCGGGGGAACTGCAGCCAGGCGTGTAACGGGACGGCGCTGCGGGTGCTGCCCCCGCCCGCGCCCCACGGAGCCGCGCTGTGCCGGGAGCTGAGCCCCGACGGCCGCGTCCTCGTGTTCATGGTGGGGAGCGGGGACGGCGGTGAGGACGAGGAGGGGGCGGACACCGTCATCACCGTGTGGGCTGAGGAGg CTCCATTGCGGCAGTCCTCGCTGCTGGTGGCGgtggtggcggcggcggcggccgcggggctgctgctggtggccgCGTGGGGCCGCGTCTCCGTGGAACTCCACGACCGCCGCGAGTTCCGGCGCTTCGAACGGGAGCGGCTCCGCGCCACGTGGGATCAG gaCAACCCTTTGTTCAGGAGCGCGACCACCACCACCGTCAACCCCAACTACCTCGGGGCTGACAGTGCAGCCGGGAGCCTGCAGTGA
- the ITGB7 gene encoding integrin beta-7 isoform X3 — protein MGRGGLLLLLLLLMMMMMRAAPRGAEGSCRPQASCEECISSHPRCAWCEEPEFPGGAQMETSRCAPREALERAGCPPGAIVDPHGSLRVLRDTERGDGGGQLRPHSVEMELRAGEELSFAVRFRRARAVPVDLYFLLDLSYSMRDDLQLLQRLGTELLHALHNASSAARIGFGSFVDKPLLPFSAVTPQRSPCPAAEPCAPPAAFRHLLPLTNDSAEFQRRVRSQRVSANMDAPEGGFDAIVQVAVCQEHIGWRPVRRLLLFASDDTFHTAGDGRLGGIARPCDGRCHLDVHGEYSSSHLYDYPSVGHLAQVLSAADILPIFAVTAPVVPVYRELSRLIPGAVVGELREDSSNVVQLITDAYEVTFTVRVRADKCLGPPQRVGLRVVGVPEELTLLLNAPCSCPCAQRREGAALCRGGDLECGVCRCPNGRRGRRCECEGPEEAGGGCRPQNSTAPPCSGRGRCVCGSCLCPPGLSGRYCQCEEGACERHDGLPCGGEQRGQCVCGRCRCRPGFGGRGCGCPMARDGCVRDGTECSGNGRCECGRCRCQSGFVGALCERCPNCAGRCERMRDCADCAAFGRGNCSQACNGTALRVLPPPAPHGAALCRELSPDGRVLVFMVGSGDGGEDEEGADTVITVWAEEAPLRQSSLLVAVVAAAAAAGLLLVAAWGRVSVELHDRREFRRFERERLRATWDQDNPLFRSATTTTVNPNYLGADSAAGSLQ, from the exons ATGGGCCGGGGggggctcctgctgctgctcctgctgctgatgatgatgatgatgcgGGCGGCTCCGAGGGGGGCAGAAG GGTCGTGCCGCCCGCAGGCGTCCTGCGAGGAGTGCATCAGCTCCCACCCGCGGTGCGCGTGGTGCGAGGAGCCG GAATTCCCAGGGGGGGCACAGATGGAGACGTCGCGCTGTGCCCCACGGGAAGCCCTGGAGCGCGCCGGGTGCCCCCCCGGAGCCATCGTGGATCCCCATGGGAGTCTGCGGGTCCTGAGGGACACAGAGAGGGGGGACGGCGGGGGGCAGCTGAGGCCCCATAGTGTGGAGATGGAGCTGAGGGCTG GTGAGGAGCTGAGCTTTGCTGTGCGGTTCCGGCGGGCGCGGGCGGTACCGGTGGACCTTTACTTCCTGCTGGACCTGTCCTACTCCATGCGCGAtgacctgcagctgctgcagcgcCTGGGCACCGAGCTGCTGCACGCCCTGCACAACGCGTCCAGCGCCGCGCGCATCG GCTTCGGCTCCTTCGTGGACAAACCCCTGCTGCCCTTCTCAGCCGTGACCCCCCAGCGCAGCCCCTGTCCCGCTGCGGAGCCCTGCGCCCCCCCCGCTGCTTTCCGCCACCTGCTGCCCCTCACCAACGACAGCGCCGAGTTCCAGCGCCGCGTGCGCAGCCAGCGCGTCTCAGCCAACATGGATGCGCCCGAGGGCGGCTTCGATGCCATTGTGCAGGTGGCGGTGTGCCAG GAGCACATCGGGTGGCGCCCCGTGAGGCGGCTGCTTCTCTTTGCGTCAGACGACACGTTCCACACTGCGGGGGACGGGCGCCTGGGGGGCATCGCGCGACCCTGTGACGGCCGCTGCCACCTGGACGTGCACGGCGAGTacagcagcagccacctctAT GATTACCCGTCAGTGGGACACCTGGCCCAGGTGCTGTCGGCCGCCGACATTCTGCCCATCTTCGCCGTCACTGCGCCCGTGGTGCCTGTGTACAGG GAGTTGAGCCGCCTCATCCCTGGAGCTGTAGTGGGGGAACTGCGGGAGGACTCCAGCAACGTGGTGCAGCTCATCACTGACGCCTACGAG GTAACCTTCACAGTGCGGGTGAGGGCAGACAAGTGCCTGGGCCCCCCCCAGCGCGTGGGGCTGCGGGTGGTGGGGGTCCCCGAGGAGCTGACCCTGCTGCTGAACGCCCCCTGCTCCTGTCCCTGCGCCCAGCGGCGGGAGGGGGCCGCCCTCTGCAGGGGAGGGGACCTGGAGTGTGGCGTCTgcag GTGCCCCAACGGCCGCCGTGGTCGCCGCTGTGAGTGCGAAGGGCCGGAGGAGGCGGGGGGGGGCTGCCGGCCCCAGAACAGCACGGCCCCCCCCTGCAGCGGGAGGGGGCGCTGCGTCTGTGGCTCCTGTCTGTGCCCCCCCGGGCTGAGCGGCCGCTACTGCCAGTGCGAGGAGGGGGCGTGCGAGCGGCACGACGGGCTGCCGTGCGGAG GAGAGCAGCGGGGTCAGTGCGTGTGCGGGCGCTGCCGGTGCCGGCCCGGGTTCGGCGGCCGCGGCTGCGGGTGTCCCATGGCGCGGGACGGCTGCGTGCGGGACGGCACCGAGTGCAGCGGGAACGGACGGTGCGAGTGCGGGCGCTGCCGCTGCCAGAGCGGGTTCGTCGGGGCGTTGTGCGAGCGATGCCCGAACTGCGCCGGGCGGTGCGAGAGGATGCG AGACTGCGCGGACTGCGCCGCGTTCGGGCGGGGGAACTGCAGCCAGGCGTGTAACGGGACGGCGCTGCGGGTGCTGCCCCCGCCCGCGCCCCACGGAGCCGCGCTGTGCCGGGAGCTGAGCCCCGACGGCCGCGTCCTCGTGTTCATGGTGGGGAGCGGGGACGGCGGTGAGGACGAGGAGGGGGCGGACACCGTCATCACCGTGTGGGCTGAGGAGg CTCCATTGCGGCAGTCCTCGCTGCTGGTGGCGgtggtggcggcggcggcggccgcggggctgctgctggtggccgCGTGGGGCCGCGTCTCCGTGGAACTCCACGACCGCCGCGAGTTCCGGCGCTTCGAACGGGAGCGGCTCCGCGCCACGTGGGATCAG gaCAACCCTTTGTTCAGGAGCGCGACCACCACCACCGTCAACCCCAACTACCTCGGGGCTGACAGTGCAGCCGGGAGCCTGCAGTGA
- the ITGB7 gene encoding integrin beta-7 isoform X1, translating into MGRGGLLLLLLLLMMMMMRAAPRGAEGSCRPQASCEECISSHPRCAWCEEPEFPGGAQMETSRCAPREALERAGCPPGAIVDPHGSLRVLRDTERGDGGGQLRPHSVEMELRAGEELSFAVRFRRARAVPVDLYFLLDLSYSMRDDLQLLQRLGTELLHALHNASSAARIGFGSFVDKPLLPFSAVTPQRSPCPAAEPCAPPAAFRHLLPLTNDSAEFQRRVRSQRVSANMDAPEGGFDAIVQVAVCQEHIGWRPVRRLLLFASDDTFHTAGDGRLGGIARPCDGRCHLDVHGEYSSSHLYDYPSVGHLAQVLSAADILPIFAVTAPVVPVYRELSRLIPGAVVGELREDSSNVVQLITDAYESLTSTVELRHSALPPGLSLSIQPHCGDPHGPPQPHSARCTGVGINQEVTFTVRVRADKCLGPPQRVGLRVVGVPEELTLLLNAPCSCPCAQRREGAALCRGGDLECGVCRCPNGRRGRRCECEGPEEAGGGCRPQNSTAPPCSGRGRCVCGSCLCPPGLSGRYCQCEEGACERHDGLPCGGEQRGQCVCGRCRCRPGFGGRGCGCPMARDGCVRDGTECSGNGRCECGRCRCQSGFVGALCERCPNCAGRCERMRDCADCAAFGRGNCSQACNGTALRVLPPPAPHGAALCRELSPDGRVLVFMVGSGDGGEDEEGADTVITVWAEEAPLRQSSLLVAVVAAAAAAGLLLVAAWGRVSVELHDRREFRRFERERLRATWDQDNPLFRSATTTTVNPNYLGADSAAGSLQ; encoded by the exons ATGGGCCGGGGggggctcctgctgctgctcctgctgctgatgatgatgatgatgcgGGCGGCTCCGAGGGGGGCAGAAG GGTCGTGCCGCCCGCAGGCGTCCTGCGAGGAGTGCATCAGCTCCCACCCGCGGTGCGCGTGGTGCGAGGAGCCG GAATTCCCAGGGGGGGCACAGATGGAGACGTCGCGCTGTGCCCCACGGGAAGCCCTGGAGCGCGCCGGGTGCCCCCCCGGAGCCATCGTGGATCCCCATGGGAGTCTGCGGGTCCTGAGGGACACAGAGAGGGGGGACGGCGGGGGGCAGCTGAGGCCCCATAGTGTGGAGATGGAGCTGAGGGCTG GTGAGGAGCTGAGCTTTGCTGTGCGGTTCCGGCGGGCGCGGGCGGTACCGGTGGACCTTTACTTCCTGCTGGACCTGTCCTACTCCATGCGCGAtgacctgcagctgctgcagcgcCTGGGCACCGAGCTGCTGCACGCCCTGCACAACGCGTCCAGCGCCGCGCGCATCG GCTTCGGCTCCTTCGTGGACAAACCCCTGCTGCCCTTCTCAGCCGTGACCCCCCAGCGCAGCCCCTGTCCCGCTGCGGAGCCCTGCGCCCCCCCCGCTGCTTTCCGCCACCTGCTGCCCCTCACCAACGACAGCGCCGAGTTCCAGCGCCGCGTGCGCAGCCAGCGCGTCTCAGCCAACATGGATGCGCCCGAGGGCGGCTTCGATGCCATTGTGCAGGTGGCGGTGTGCCAG GAGCACATCGGGTGGCGCCCCGTGAGGCGGCTGCTTCTCTTTGCGTCAGACGACACGTTCCACACTGCGGGGGACGGGCGCCTGGGGGGCATCGCGCGACCCTGTGACGGCCGCTGCCACCTGGACGTGCACGGCGAGTacagcagcagccacctctAT GATTACCCGTCAGTGGGACACCTGGCCCAGGTGCTGTCGGCCGCCGACATTCTGCCCATCTTCGCCGTCACTGCGCCCGTGGTGCCTGTGTACAGG GAGTTGAGCCGCCTCATCCCTGGAGCTGTAGTGGGGGAACTGCGGGAGGACTCCAGCAACGTGGTGCAGCTCATCACTGACGCCTACGAG AGCCTGACCTCCACGGTGGAACTGCGGCACTCAGCGCTGCCCCCCGGGCTCAGCCTCAGCATCCAGCCCCACTGCGGCGACCCCCACggccccccacagccccacagcgcCCGCTGCACCGGAGTGGGCATCAATCAGGAG GTAACCTTCACAGTGCGGGTGAGGGCAGACAAGTGCCTGGGCCCCCCCCAGCGCGTGGGGCTGCGGGTGGTGGGGGTCCCCGAGGAGCTGACCCTGCTGCTGAACGCCCCCTGCTCCTGTCCCTGCGCCCAGCGGCGGGAGGGGGCCGCCCTCTGCAGGGGAGGGGACCTGGAGTGTGGCGTCTgcag GTGCCCCAACGGCCGCCGTGGTCGCCGCTGTGAGTGCGAAGGGCCGGAGGAGGCGGGGGGGGGCTGCCGGCCCCAGAACAGCACGGCCCCCCCCTGCAGCGGGAGGGGGCGCTGCGTCTGTGGCTCCTGTCTGTGCCCCCCCGGGCTGAGCGGCCGCTACTGCCAGTGCGAGGAGGGGGCGTGCGAGCGGCACGACGGGCTGCCGTGCGGAG GAGAGCAGCGGGGTCAGTGCGTGTGCGGGCGCTGCCGGTGCCGGCCCGGGTTCGGCGGCCGCGGCTGCGGGTGTCCCATGGCGCGGGACGGCTGCGTGCGGGACGGCACCGAGTGCAGCGGGAACGGACGGTGCGAGTGCGGGCGCTGCCGCTGCCAGAGCGGGTTCGTCGGGGCGTTGTGCGAGCGATGCCCGAACTGCGCCGGGCGGTGCGAGAGGATGCG AGACTGCGCGGACTGCGCCGCGTTCGGGCGGGGGAACTGCAGCCAGGCGTGTAACGGGACGGCGCTGCGGGTGCTGCCCCCGCCCGCGCCCCACGGAGCCGCGCTGTGCCGGGAGCTGAGCCCCGACGGCCGCGTCCTCGTGTTCATGGTGGGGAGCGGGGACGGCGGTGAGGACGAGGAGGGGGCGGACACCGTCATCACCGTGTGGGCTGAGGAGg CTCCATTGCGGCAGTCCTCGCTGCTGGTGGCGgtggtggcggcggcggcggccgcggggctgctgctggtggccgCGTGGGGCCGCGTCTCCGTGGAACTCCACGACCGCCGCGAGTTCCGGCGCTTCGAACGGGAGCGGCTCCGCGCCACGTGGGATCAG gaCAACCCTTTGTTCAGGAGCGCGACCACCACCACCGTCAACCCCAACTACCTCGGGGCTGACAGTGCAGCCGGGAGCCTGCAGTGA
- the RARG gene encoding retinoic acid receptor gamma produces MFDCVEALPVPRRLHDVTNRGACTPRKAGCAPGCAPRYGPRCGALPCAWTGTVTHGAETQSTSSEEIVPSPPSPPPLPRIYKPCFVCQDKSSGYHYGVSACEGCKGFFRRSIQKNMVYTCHRDKNCLINKVTRNRCQYCRLQKCFDVGMSKEAVRNDRNKKKKEVKEEAADGPELSPALEELIQKVSRAHQETFPSLCQLGKYTMSSSAQHRVQLDPGLWDKFSELATKCIIKIVEFAKRLPGFTALSIADQITLLKAACLDILMLRICTRYTPEQDTMTFSDGLTLNRTQMHNAGFGPLTDLVFAFAGQLLPLEMDDAETGLLSAICLICGDRQDLEQPDKVDKLQEPLLEALRVYARRRRPSKPHMFPKMLMKITDLRGISTKGAERVITLKMEIPGSMPPLIQEMLENPEMFEEESPPPDPSAAPASP; encoded by the exons ATGTTCGACTGCGTGGAGGCGCTGCCGGTCCCGCGGCGGCTGCACGACGTGACCAACCGCGGGGCCTGCACGCCGCGCAAAGCGGGCTGCGCGCCGGGCTGCGCGCCGCGCTACGGGCCGCGCTGCGGGGCTCTGCCGTGCGCCTGGACCGGAACCGTCACGCACG GTGCTGAGACTCAGAGCACCAGCTCCGAGGAGATCGTGCCcagccccccctccccaccaccactgCCACGGATCTACAAACCCTGCTTCGTCTGCCAGGACAAATCCTCGGGGTACCACTATGGTGTCAGCGCCTGCGAGGGCTGCAAG GGCTTCTTCCGCCGCAGCATCCAGAAGAACATGGTGTACACGTGTCACCGAGACAAGAACTGCCTGATCAACAAGGTGACGCGCAACCGCTGCCAGTACTGCCGCCTGCAGAAGTGCTTCGACGTCGGCATGTCCAaggaag CCGTGCGCAATGACCGcaataagaagaagaaggaggtaAAGGAGGAGGCAGCTGATGGCCCCGAGCTGAGCCCGGCGCTGGAGGAGCTGATCCAGAAGGTCAGCAGGGCGCACCAGGAGACATTCCCATCTCTATGTCAGCTGGGCAAATACACCATG agCTCGAGCGCTCAGCACCGCGTGCAGTTGGACCCGGGGCTGTGGGACAAGTTCAGTGAATTGGCCACCAAATGCATCATCAAGATCGTGGAGTTCGCCAAGCGCCTGCCCGGCTTCACCGCACTCAGCATCGCAGACCAGATCACGCTGCTCAAAGCCGCCTGCCTGGACATCCTG ATGCTGCGGATCTGCACGCGCTACACCCCCGAGCAGGACACCATGACCTTCTCGGACGGGCTGACGCTGAACCGCACGCAGATGCACAACGCCGGCTTCGGGCCGCTCACAGACCTGGTGTTCGCCTTCGCGGGGCAGCTGCTGCCGCTGGAGATGGACGATGCTGAGACGGGGCTGCTCAGCGCCATCTGCCTCATCTGCGGGG ACCGGCAGGACCTGGAGCAGCCCGACAAGGTGGACAAACTGCAGGAGCCGCTGCTGGAGGCGCTGCGGGTTTACgcgaggcggcggcggccgTCGAAGCCGCACATGTTCCCCAAGATGCTGATGAAGATCACGGATCTGCGCGGCATCAGCACCAAGG GCGCAGAGCGTGTGATCACACTGAAGATGGAGATCCCGGGCTCGATGCCGCCGCTCATCCAGGAGATGCTGGAGAACCCCGAGATGTTCGAGGAGGAATCCCCCCCCCCGGACCCCTCCGCAGCCCCTGCTTCGCCCTAG